In Hippoglossus hippoglossus isolate fHipHip1 chromosome 15, fHipHip1.pri, whole genome shotgun sequence, the genomic stretch TTGGCGGTTGCTGTGGCGTCCAGCAGAACCCTGGAGGTGTTGGACCTGGAGGGAACCGGACTGACCAACCAATCAGCACaggtcgaccaatcacagctcttcttctgttgttaGTTGACGTCTCACTCTGTCAggtctgtgttgttgctgtgtttgtccAGCAGGGGGTGACACTGACCTTAACACCTCTGCCCTCTGTTGGCAgttatgtataaataaagttttgttgatatttgaaCCCCTATGCGTCTCTGGGTCCAGGTCTTCCTCGACATGGTGGAGAACTACCCGACCTGCCTGCGGGTTCTGGTTCTGGCTGAGAACGACATCAGTgcggagctgcagcagcagatctgcGACCTCCTCTCTGAGGGAGATGATGACAGAGAGGCCCCGCCCCTCGTAATAGGCGCCAACCCTAGCAGTGACCTGCTGTCAATCAGAGACAAGTACCAACCAATCAGAGACAAGTACCAGCCCGCCGCCTGGCTCCCCCACAGCAGTAAGGGCTGAACGCTCCCCTGctccacactgccccctactgACTGTTCTCACCTCTAGTCCCAGTTTACCATCCATACTGGTCCCATAGGCCCCATACACACCTGCTATTAAAGGAGGCCTATTATGATTTTTCAGTCGTCCACTAGGGGTCTCCACATCAGCCAGAGAAGAACCACTCACTCTTTAACATGTCTGGCAGTCTTTGCTCtatcaacgtgtgtgtgtgtgtgtgtgtgtgtgtgtgtgtgtgtgtgtgtgtgtgtgtgtgtgtgtgtgtgtgtgtgtgtgtgtgtgtgtgtgtgtgtgtgtgtgtgtgtgtgtgtgtgagggttagggttagggttatcatTGGTTACAATCAAATcaacaagaagagaaacaaTACATTTGATTCTTGGTgaaactgcagctcagagatGTCCTTCATGTGTCCCAGGACAATGTGGACACGTGGCTCAGACTCTGAATGTGGTCCGGTGTGATCAGATCTAAATCCAATCTGAGAGCGTTCACACAtgaacttagagctgtccacttgttaTTGGATcacaaaaccacatgttaataccaggtgtgtacggggccatagacagtgagacaggttcAGGTTCCACAGAACCAGATCAGAACCAATGTAGAATCAGTAAACTGTTGATTCTGCTGGTAAAAGGATTGATCATGGTCCGACTGATCAAAGTGGTACTGTTGGTTCTGCTGATGTAGTATCAGTGTCCTAGTTTTAGTCAAACTGATTCTGTACTTTTGTCTCAGTTCAGGGTCCGCCCCCTTTGGAGTCCGTAAAGTTCGAACCACAATGAGACATTTCTGGTCTGAGGAGGATTTCCTGTTGCATTGCCACTGGtgcgcaatgaatcctgggacagGTCAGCCCGAGAAGGATCCACCTTTCTGAACTGAAGGAGACATTTGAAAGAACGTTAGAAATGTCAGTCTAGTTTGGCCGCTGTGGCACCATCGGTCTGAAGGAGGCGGAGCCTGAACTGAGACAAAACCTATGTTCATGTCATTCTGGGTCAGTTGGTTCAGTTGGTCCAGTGTTACTCTGGTTCTCTCCTAAGGAACCTGATTCAGGATCAAATCCGTCTGGTGTTTTCCAGCTTCTACGTTGTGACAGTTGGAGGTTTGGGTTTTTCTATAACGAGTGTGGATCTAGTTAAATCTGGTTCTTTGtggttcttttaaaaaaaatgaatatttaaagaaaaaaataatttacgCTCcattttatcaatcaatcagtcaaatcaatcaagttttattagtatagtctcatattcacaaatcccagtttgtctcatggtctttaacaagatgagacgtcctctgttcttaaacctcaacaagagtcaaactactaaaacctttaacaggtaaagaaggtagaaacctcagagacacatgtgaggatccgtctcccaggacggacacaagtgaacagatgtcacgtgtaatgtttaatatcttctctttctctgtggttCCACCTGattctggtccaggttctggtcatAGTCCTGGTTCCAGAGCAGGTTACACACAGCATCATTCatttaaacaacatatttaGGTTAAATTAAGTTAagaattgatttaatttaaaggaaaagttcAACATTTAGGGAGCTAACACCAGCTTAACTTAGTCTGGAAATTGGAAAACAGCCCACTGTCTAAAGGGAATAAATTCCAGCTGTAAAGAGCAGATTAACATGGTCGTCGGCCTGACCACTGTGATTTGCTTCTTGttttaatgctaagctaagctagccaTGAGAGTGGTTTTAGTGGACGTTCAGAGGACACTGTCTCCGGTGACATGGACAGACGTCCAGCAGAGTTAACTTTTCAACCGTTTCTTTAAATGAAacgtttttttcctcctgaaaactgatcagtgatttaaaaatcaatggACAGGAAGTGTCATGACCAGGAGGTGTGGTTTGTTGGTCTTGATGACATCAGACTTGTTGGAGTGAAGCTCTAAACGTGTCGTTCTTTAACCCACAGACTCCAGCCCACAGACGGTCCTCCTGACATCAGGTCTAGGTGAGAGCTTATTGGACGAGACTGAGATGTGACCCctcccacaaacacacccacttACTGTTTTCACTTgatttgattggtttgtagTTTTGgggtttgaatgtttgtttctgcactgcacttccctgggttGTCGGATCACATGATCACTGGCAGCCAATCACATGCCACTGCATGGTTTGATGTAGCACCTGTACGTAGACAAGCAGCGGCACCAAACCTCAACGCACCAAATGACTTCACCTGTGATCAGGCTCCGCCCACAAACGCTACCTGCGGGAACTCAGGCTAAAAaatcctccagctccaccttgTGGAGAACAGTTATTTGTTCTCAgggctgatgggaaatgtagtccATGCAGAGCCTGAACCTTCAggatgtttgtttaaaagaaCGATTAATGGTCTAAACAGCTGACTGAACTTAAATATGAAGTTTGActgtttaaagttaaaaagacGACGATGCTCATTAGTGTCTTTGATGAAGATTTTGTCACCTGGAGTTTCTGCAGGTAAACGGAAACCGAGTGTTTCTGatgaatgtattttctgtttgtttgttctgctgctcaaCGACGtcacaataataaaactgtttacAGCTTCGTAAGAAACTATGACTCAGATTCATCTTTTAGTGTCGGACACAACAGACTTATTTCCCCCTGATTTCACTTTACACAACGGTGGACAGGTTAACCTGAGACGGACGAGCTGCAGGTGAGTACCTCAGGTTTCTACGGGATGCTAATCATGATTAGCACACACTTAGCACACACTGACATGAAGCAGAGTTCATCTCTGAGCTTCAGTCTggaaactttaaaatatgaagaataatGAGCAGAGTGTGTTACTGCATGTTCACacctgcaggtgaagctgtTGTGTTGATCCAGAGAACATATAACCTTAGATGATGACATCAGAAAAtttattaaatcacattttatctttttcataagtgaaaaactaaaatagtgaaaatatcaaatcacaaaataaaacctgaaaaaaaatcaaatcatcaGAAATCAATCGTCAATAAAAGATTTATCAATATTTAACACTGACATGACATCTGTTACACGTGAATAACGTCCAGCTGATTTCACGAGGGGCCATCACAACTCTTcagttttacattaaaacagGTTGTGTCACCTGACCTGAACTCTGTGCTCTGATTCGCTGATTAGGGGCCAAACCCCCCCCACTCCCGCAATCATATTTGGAAATTCCACCTTCTTAACGGCTGCAGCTCGACATTGATTGGCTGGTCGAACGTTTCGTGTGTGACCAACCTCCTACACAGcagctgaggctcatgggtaaTGTAGTATTGTTATAAATAGAACTGGACCTGGTCATGTTGAGATTCCTCCCACTGTCCTGCTTTAGGTTTAaaggtgatgatgtcacagaggATTTGCATAGTAGCAGCAGGTGCATTCTGGGAGAATTAGACCTGAACCTGATgcaggtgacctctgacctttgactaTGTAGTTCTCACATGAGAGTGGGGTgtgtccttcctctctctctcgaacGCCCACTCATTTACACAACCTCAGcgttgtgtttcttcttctctggttcTGCAGCATTCAGGAAGCTGATGCGACCGCCCTGTTCGTCCCGCTGCACTCGACGCCTGCTCTTAtgttctgatgatgatgaagtcaGTGACCAGCAAGGGGCGTGGCCACAGTCCCTGCACTGACCCTGCAGTACCAGGGCGGCGGTCAGCACCACTACACCCAGCGTCAGTGCTGCCAGCATCAACAGGATGATGAGCTGGACATCTGATAGACCAACAGTACCACGCTCACTCACTGTTACCTTAAACAGCTGGTCGTCACAACGACTACTGTTACTGCTGGTCCTATGGTTCCtaacctcacctcctcctggcCCCTCCCACCCCATCGTTGTCCAGCCAGCCTCGAGGGCATCACGGCTCCTTAGCAGCGTCTGGCAGGTGGCCCCGGTGAAACCGGCCCGGCAGACGCAGTGGAAGCCTCTGGCGCGGTCGAGGCAGCGACCTGCGTTGAGGCAGGGCCGACTGGCACAGTCGTTCAGGTTGATGGTGCAGAAGCGTCCAGTGAAGCCAGAGGGGCAGAGGCAGGAGAAGCGGTTGATGCCGTCCAGACAGGTGGCGCCATTACCACACGGCTTCATCAGACAGTCGTCCACGTTGGTCTCACAGCGGGATCCCGTGAAGCCGGCCAGACAGCGACATGTCAACTCTGCTGCGAAACCGTCAGCGTCTTCACACAGGCCACCATT encodes the following:
- the dlk2 gene encoding protein delta homolog 2 isoform X2; its protein translation is MPGCVHGSCQQPWQCSCEPGWGGRFCDKDLFICSEQPCENGATCVMEDSGDFICLCPESYHGNNCQLKIGPCHQRRSPCKNGGLCEDADGFAAELTCRCLAGFTGSRCETNVDDCLMKPCGNGATCLDGINRFSCLCPSGFTGRFCTINLNDCASRPCLNAGRCLDRARGFHCVCRAGFTGATCQTLLRSRDALEAGWTTMGWEGPGGGEVRNHRTSSNSSRCDDQLFKVTVSERGTVGLSDVQLIILLMLAALTLGVVVLTAALVLQGQCRDCGHAPCWSLTSSSSEHKSRRRVQRDEQGGRISFLNAAEPEKKKHNAEVV
- the dlk2 gene encoding protein delta homolog 2 isoform X1, whose protein sequence is MSAVRAASVLLSVCVLVVLVVLPCSAQGSNCSCNITNSHCDESRVCRCDPGWDGERCDRCVPMPGCVHGSCQQPWQCSCEPGWGGRFCDKDLFICSEQPCENGATCVMEDSGDFICLCPESYHGNNCQLKIGPCHQRRSPCKNGGLCEDADGFAAELTCRCLAGFTGSRCETNVDDCLMKPCGNGATCLDGINRFSCLCPSGFTGRFCTINLNDCASRPCLNAGRCLDRARGFHCVCRAGFTGATCQTLLRSRDALEAGWTTMGWEGPGGGEVRNHRTSSNSSRCDDQLFKVTVSERGTVGLSDVQLIILLMLAALTLGVVVLTAALVLQGQCRDCGHAPCWSLTSSSSEHKSRRRVQRDEQGGRISFLNAAEPEKKKHNAEVV